The following coding sequences lie in one Candidatus Zixiibacteriota bacterium genomic window:
- a CDS encoding ATP-binding protein → MAKPIIQGDTIKVPSSPEFLPDVDIFLEGTLRGFGVQESVVADIAISVSELVNNAIVHGNKATLTKMVTVRITRAGNVVTVRVSDEGGGFDPTHVPDPLADENLLQEVGRGLFIVHSLMDKVEVEATGSGTTVAITKAI, encoded by the coding sequence ATGGCGAAACCGATTATTCAAGGGGACACGATCAAAGTCCCGTCAAGCCCGGAATTCCTGCCCGACGTGGACATATTTCTCGAAGGAACGCTCCGGGGCTTTGGTGTTCAGGAGTCAGTGGTCGCTGACATCGCCATTTCCGTTTCGGAACTGGTTAATAACGCCATTGTCCACGGCAACAAGGCCACTTTGACCAAGATGGTCACGGTGAGGATAACTCGCGCCGGGAACGTCGTCACAGTGCGGGTGAGCGACGAGGGTGGGGGTTTTGACCCGACTCATGTCCCCGACCCGCTGGCCGATGAAAACCTGCTTCAGGAAGTTGGCCGCGGGCTGTTTATCGTCCATTCGTTGATGGACAAAGTTGAAGTCGAGGCTACGGGATCCGGCACGACCGTGGCCATAACGAAAGCGATCTGA